DNA from Brachyspira aalborgi:
ATACTTTTGCAAGTTTTACAAATTATAGCACTTTTTACGCGACTGAAGAAAAATATAAACTTCAAGATATTTTTTTGCAAGCCGATGCGGATGTTAATTTTGGAGAAAATTTGCATGCCAATATAAGAAAATTTAATTTGGAAAGTCCTACTAATAATTTAAAAGTTAGCGTTGATGGATATTTTACGCCAACAATAAAAAATGCAAATTTAAATTATGAAATAGGATTAAACACGGAAAATTTATATCTTCCTTTCGGAGTTGAAATTGGAGGATTATTAAGTTTGATTGGAAATTTAAAAAACAATATAGCAAACGGAGATTTTATAACGGATAAATTTTTTGTTAATATGGATTCTTCAGATAAAATGTCTATAGTATTGAAAGGCTTAAAATCGAATATAGATTATCATTTTGATTTAACTCCGACTACAAATCAAGCAATATCGACAGCGGCGAGATATACTCCTTTAGTTAGTCAAGTTCCGAATCTATTTTTTGAGCAGCTACGAGTTTATTTGAAAATAGCTCCTTTTATAGACGACAGTATAAGAATAACCGATTTTTCTTCGGCGGTTAAAGTGCAAGGACATGGATTTACAATACAGGATTTAAAATCTTCTTTATATATTGGAGGCGAAAAATTTGACGACAATTTATTTTTAGCGTCAATATCTAATGAAACCGCGCCAAGAAGAGGAGCGATTCATTTGCCTTGGCTTAATTTAGATTTGGGAAGTTTTAATGCAAGCAGTATAAAATACGATATGCGTATGTTGGCAAGCGATATTAATTTTAAGTATTTGCTTTCGCCCGAAAACAGAAGCAAAATAGACGATGATAAATTATTGGTTAATCTTACGGGCGATATTTCGGGAATTGGAATTAATCCTTTAAGCGCTATAAAACCCGCGACTTTCTTTGTAGGAATAAGCAAAATGTCAACGGAATTTTCAAAATTTTTAATAGAACTTATAAGACCGATTAACCCTGGAATATCTACGGTTGAGAATATAGTTCAATTTGGTTATGATGCAAACGCGGTTGAAGTTAGCATTTCGGCAAATAAAGTATTTACTACTTTTTATTTTAGAGACCAAAATTTGGATAAAGCGAGTCAGCATAAACAACAACTTATAGCCTTTGAAGGAGATAAATTCGGTTTAGAGCCAATGCCTTTTTCGGATGTAATATCTTATTTAGAAGGAAATAATTAAAAATTTGTAGGGGATTAAAAAATGAAATTATATAGTTTAATTATAATAGTTTTTATATTTATTTTAAGTTGCTCAAAATTAATACTTGTTAGAGAGCCAGAGATGAGAGTTTTGGGAGGAAAAACTTTAATCGAGGCGCAAGTTTTGGGAAGATATAGACAAATAGACGAAAGCGCCTATCAAATATCGACTTTATCGAGCGAAAAAGATTTAAGTCTTATTATGGTAAGCACAAATATTTCAGAGGAGATTGCTACCGATTATAAAGAGGCTTTAATTAGAAGTATGTTTAATCAAGATGAAATTAATTTATATAAAACCAATTCTTATATAGGCGAAAATAATAAAGGATATCTTTCGTATATTGCATTTGAAATATCAAATCCAAAAACTCAATATGGAGAAGAGAGAATAAAATATATAAAAGAGATAATGGAAAAAGAAAATACCGACAGAAGAACGATAGCGGAATATTTAATTTTATCGGACCCAAAATTAACTATGGCAAATATAAAAGAAGTGGAATTGGCTTTATATAGAAGAAATATACAAAGACTTATAAATAATACTTATTATCAATTACCTGACAATACTTGGACTGTTTATATTAATACAAATAGTTAATTATATAGTTGATATATTTTTTAATTTATGTTAAAATTATTTTAAAATAAATTATCAAAAATATTAAAAATGAGATTTAAATATGATAATTAAGAATACTGTAAATTCGTTAAGCAAAGCAAAGCAAAGCAAAGCAAAGCAAAGCAAAGCAAACCTTTAAATTTTTTTCAACATTATGTTTATTTAATAAATATTATATTTTATTTTCTAAAAAATATTTTAAGTCTATATTTAATATTATTAAAAGAAAAATTAATTTCTTTTTGTTTTCAAAATATTTTTATATAAATAATTTATTATTTAAGGAGATTAAATTATGACTGAAGAACAAAAGAAAAAATGCGAGGAAATATATAATTTACATATTGATTTTCCTCTTAAAATTAGACCTATTTTTTTACCTAAATTTGGATGGGTTAAAATTGCCATGCTTTTAGCGGAAGTATTTAATAAAAACATAACCGAAGAAGAAGCGGGAGAAATTTTTGATAATATTTTTAATAATATTGGTAAAATGAATTGCGTTAAGGCTAAGGCTATACTTCTACCTATAGGAATAAATCTAATGAGTCAATCCTATTATAAAGATATATTTTGGAAAATAGCCAATTATTTTGATAACGGCAATAAAGAAGCAAATAAAATAAATAATGTCGTAGAAAATACGGCGAAGGAGAAAATTATGACAGAAGAACAAAAAAAGAAGTGCGAGGAGATTATTAACTCCTACAAATCAAAACTTGGAGATGTTGATATTAGTTTATTAGCAAATCCTTTTAGTAGTATTTTCAGTATTTTACAATCAGCCCATCAATATGTAGAAATCACACACATGACTATATCTTTGGCAAAAGTATTTAATAAAGATGTAAGCGAAGAAGAAGCGAAAAAAATTATATTTGAATTAAAAGAAGACTTAAAAGAAAATCGAGATGATGAAAAATATAAAGATTTTGAAAGTATAAGTTGGGCTATAGTAGATAAATTAGACGATGAATTAATATTAAACTTATTAATTTTAGGAAAAACGGGAACTGGCAAAAGTAGTTTAGTAAACGCTTTAGTCGGCGAAGAGGTAGCAAAAGTAGGAGATGCCGAACCTGAAACAGAAGATATATACCCATATTCCGCTGAAATAGACGGAAAGAAAATCATTATACATGATAGCTGGGGAATGGAAGTCGGCAAAGAAGATATATGGGACGATATTATAAACAAAAAATTAAAAGAAAAAGGAATTGATAAAGATATTAAAGATTGGTTTCATAGTGTCACATATTGCATACAAGCTGGCGGCAATAGAATTGAAGATTTTGATGCAAAGATAATAACAAAATTTATAAAAGATAAATATAATGTAATCGTAGCTTTAACGAAAGCCGAACAAATGGGTAAAGAGGATAGAGAAAAATTTACAGAAAAAATTAAAGAAAGAATAAAAAAAGAAATAGAAAAAGAAGATGCAAAAAACGATATTATAGTCGTTTCGGTATCGGCGTCTCCCAAAAAATTAGACTATATGACTGAAGCTCCAAAACCTTATGGGATTGAAGAATATAAAGCGGCTATTTTAATATCTTGGAGAGAAATATTTATAAATAGAATTCCTATTCATATAATAGAGAAATTGAAAAAAGATATAGAAAATTCAAAATCTAACGCTCCAAAAGAAGGCAAAGATTTAGAAAAATTGGCTAAAGAAATACAAAAATATTTTATTAATGTAGTAAAAGAAAAAGTTCAAAATCATGTAAAAGATAATTTTGAAAAATATTATAAAATTACTGAAGATATTCTTGTTGCAAGTAAAAATATAGATATATCTAATTTAAATATGTATGGAAGCATAGATGATACTACATATATATTTAGTGCATTTGATTTTGATTCTAGCGTGCTTGAAAGTATAGGAAACATAGTTCTTATGTTATTATTAGCTCCACTTACTATAGTAAGTGGTTTGCTCGATTTAATTTCACTTATAGCTTTCAATATAAAAAAATCTGACAAAATAAACGAGTTTATAAACGAAGTAAGCCAAAAAATCATAGATAAAATAAGCGAAGAAGAATTTGAGAGCGAAATTAGAAAAATTATTATAAACGCTTTG
Protein-coding regions in this window:
- a CDS encoding DUF1318 domain-containing protein, with translation MKLYSLIIIVFIFILSCSKLILVREPEMRVLGGKTLIEAQVLGRYRQIDESAYQISTLSSEKDLSLIMVSTNISEEIATDYKEALIRSMFNQDEINLYKTNSYIGENNKGYLSYIAFEISNPKTQYGEERIKYIKEIMEKENTDRRTIAEYLILSDPKLTMANIKEVELALYRRNIQRLINNTYYQLPDNTWTVYINTNS
- a CDS encoding GTPase; translated protein: MTEEQKKKCEEIYNLHIDFPLKIRPIFLPKFGWVKIAMLLAEVFNKNITEEEAGEIFDNIFNNIGKMNCVKAKAILLPIGINLMSQSYYKDIFWKIANYFDNGNKEANKINNVVENTAKEKIMTEEQKKKCEEIINSYKSKLGDVDISLLANPFSSIFSILQSAHQYVEITHMTISLAKVFNKDVSEEEAKKIIFELKEDLKENRDDEKYKDFESISWAIVDKLDDELILNLLILGKTGTGKSSLVNALVGEEVAKVGDAEPETEDIYPYSAEIDGKKIIIHDSWGMEVGKEDIWDDIINKKLKEKGIDKDIKDWFHSVTYCIQAGGNRIEDFDAKIITKFIKDKYNVIVALTKAEQMGKEDREKFTEKIKERIKKEIEKEDAKNDIIVVSVSASPKKLDYMTEAPKPYGIEEYKAAILISWREIFINRIPIHIIEKLKKDIENSKSNAPKEGKDLEKLAKEIQKYFINVVKEKVQNHVKDNFEKYYKITEDILVASKNIDISNLNMYGSIDDTTYIFSAFDFDSSVLESIGNIVLMLLLAPLTIVSGLLDLISLIAFNIKKSDKINEFINEVSQKIIDKISEEEFESEIRKIIINALNEIDKKIIKLN